In a single window of the Streptomyces brevispora genome:
- a CDS encoding class I SAM-dependent methyltransferase, producing the protein MSRWTDLAGKASGENYAARFATLARSGKNMHGEARFCAALVPVGARVLDAGCGTGRVMIRLAELGYDCVGVDLDASMLAVARKQSPGLPWFQLDLAEFEPALLGIAGGFDLVVAAGNIFPLLAPGTESTVVEHLSAALRPGGLLVAGFGLDAAHLPVPPNLTLSDYDDCCAAAGLTLVDRFATWDADPYDGGGYAVSVHRR; encoded by the coding sequence ATGAGTCGCTGGACGGATTTGGCCGGGAAAGCGTCCGGGGAGAACTACGCCGCACGATTCGCGACCCTCGCCCGTAGTGGCAAGAACATGCATGGTGAGGCGCGGTTCTGTGCAGCTCTCGTGCCTGTCGGAGCGCGGGTGCTCGACGCCGGGTGTGGTACCGGACGCGTCATGATCCGGCTCGCGGAACTCGGGTACGACTGTGTCGGGGTGGATCTTGATGCGTCGATGCTGGCAGTGGCGCGCAAACAGTCGCCTGGACTGCCCTGGTTCCAGCTCGATCTGGCCGAGTTCGAGCCCGCCCTTCTCGGCATTGCGGGAGGCTTCGACCTTGTCGTTGCTGCGGGCAATATTTTCCCGTTGCTCGCCCCTGGCACCGAGAGCACGGTGGTTGAGCACCTGTCCGCGGCACTGCGTCCGGGCGGCCTGCTGGTCGCCGGCTTCGGCCTGGACGCAGCCCACCTGCCGGTGCCGCCCAACCTCACACTGTCGGACTATGACGACTGCTGCGCCGCGGCCGGCCTCACACTCGTCGACCGGTTCGCCACCTGGGATGCCGACCCTTACGACGGCGGCGGTTATGCCGTCAGTGTCCACCGTCGGTGA
- a CDS encoding dienelactone hydrolase family protein, which yields MPVKTLQIPTADGRADAFAAFPDSGERHPGVLLYMDAFGVRPVLREMAGELAAHGYYVLVPNLFYRHGPAPVIELPEHIGEETRPALFAQLMPLIQAHTTERALRDADAYLRFLTAQPEVSAGPVAAIGYCMGGVLAMRTAAAHPDQVAAVAGFHPGPLVTDAADSPHRLFPDVTAQVHLGLAEGDMSSETMSRLDQALDAAGVSHTSEIYPGTFHGFTMSDTAAFAPAALQRHWDRLLPLLAHTLTNS from the coding sequence TTGCCCGTCAAGACACTGCAGATTCCCACCGCGGACGGCCGGGCCGACGCTTTCGCCGCCTTCCCCGACAGCGGCGAGCGGCACCCGGGAGTGCTGCTGTACATGGACGCCTTCGGCGTGCGCCCCGTGCTGAGGGAGATGGCCGGCGAACTGGCCGCGCACGGGTACTACGTGCTCGTCCCCAACCTCTTCTACCGGCACGGCCCGGCGCCGGTGATCGAACTTCCCGAGCACATCGGAGAGGAGACCCGGCCCGCGCTCTTCGCCCAGTTGATGCCCCTGATCCAGGCACACACCACCGAACGCGCCCTGCGTGACGCCGACGCCTACCTCAGGTTCCTCACCGCCCAGCCCGAGGTCAGCGCCGGACCGGTCGCCGCGATCGGCTACTGCATGGGCGGCGTCCTGGCGATGCGCACCGCCGCGGCCCACCCCGACCAGGTGGCCGCCGTCGCCGGATTCCACCCGGGCCCCCTGGTCACCGACGCGGCCGACAGCCCGCACCGCCTCTTCCCCGATGTCACCGCCCAGGTCCACCTCGGGCTCGCCGAAGGCGACATGTCGTCCGAGACCATGAGCCGGCTCGACCAGGCCCTGGATGCCGCAGGGGTCAGTCACACCTCCGAGATCTACCCCGGCACCTTCCACGGCTTCACGATGTCCGACACCGCCGCCTTCGCCCCAGCCGCACTGCAGCGCCACTGGGACCGTCTGCTCCCGCTCCTCGCCCACACCCTGACCAACAGTTGA
- the asnB gene encoding asparagine synthase (glutamine-hydrolyzing): MCGITGWVSFERDLHSESTTVDAMTETMSCRGPDDRGTWINGPAALGHRRLAIIDLPGGRQPMTADTPEGTVALVYSGETYNFTELRRELVKRGHRFTTDSDTEVVLRGYLEWGEAVAERLNGMYAFAVWDGRHDKLVMIRDRMGIKPFYYYETPDGVLFGSEPKAILANPLARARVGLDGLRELFAFVKTPGHAVWEGMHEVEPGTVVTADRNGLRRHVYWQLETRPHTDSKDDSIAHVRTLLDDIVRRQLVADVPRCTLLSGGLDSSAMTAIAARQLARNGETVRSFAVDFVGQADNFVADELRTTPDTPYVHDVALASGTDHRDIVLDSNALADPEVRAKVIRARDIPMGFGDMDASLYLLFRSIREHSTVALSGESADEVFGGYLQFFDEEARRANTFPWLVRFAQHFGDDSDVLRPDLSAALDLPSYIQDSYDTAVAGIRRLDGESDFEFRMRKICHLHLTRFVRVLLDRKDRASMAVGLEVRVPFCDHRLVEYVYNTPWSLKSFDGREKSLLREATADVLPKSVYDRVKSPYPSTQDPKYAIALQGHAKDLLARPSHPVFDLVARDRVARAAQHDAPQITQVSRRGLERTLDLALWLDLYKPDISLS; this comes from the coding sequence ATGTGTGGCATCACCGGCTGGGTCTCCTTCGAACGCGACCTGCACAGCGAGTCCACGACGGTGGACGCGATGACGGAGACGATGTCGTGCCGTGGCCCCGACGACCGCGGCACGTGGATCAACGGTCCGGCCGCGCTCGGACACCGTCGACTGGCCATCATCGATCTGCCCGGCGGGCGCCAGCCGATGACGGCCGACACGCCGGAGGGAACAGTCGCTCTCGTCTACTCGGGGGAGACGTACAACTTCACCGAGCTGCGCCGTGAACTGGTCAAGCGCGGACACCGGTTCACCACGGACTCCGACACCGAAGTCGTGCTGCGCGGGTATCTGGAGTGGGGCGAAGCGGTTGCCGAGCGGCTCAACGGCATGTACGCGTTCGCCGTGTGGGACGGCCGCCACGACAAGCTCGTCATGATCCGCGACCGGATGGGCATCAAGCCCTTCTACTACTACGAGACCCCGGACGGCGTCCTGTTCGGCTCCGAACCCAAGGCGATCCTGGCCAACCCACTGGCCCGCGCCCGCGTCGGTCTCGACGGGCTGCGGGAACTCTTCGCGTTCGTCAAGACGCCCGGCCACGCCGTGTGGGAGGGGATGCACGAGGTCGAGCCCGGCACGGTCGTCACGGCCGACCGCAACGGTCTGCGCCGGCACGTCTACTGGCAGCTGGAGACCCGTCCGCACACGGACAGCAAGGACGACTCCATCGCCCATGTGCGGACGCTCCTCGACGACATCGTGCGGCGTCAGCTGGTCGCGGACGTGCCGCGGTGCACACTGCTCTCCGGCGGCCTCGACTCCTCCGCCATGACGGCGATCGCCGCCCGTCAACTGGCCCGGAACGGCGAGACGGTGCGCAGTTTCGCGGTCGACTTCGTGGGGCAGGCCGACAACTTCGTCGCCGACGAACTGCGTACCACCCCGGACACCCCGTACGTGCACGATGTCGCACTGGCCTCGGGCACCGACCATCGTGACATCGTGCTGGATTCGAACGCACTGGCCGACCCCGAGGTGCGGGCCAAAGTGATCCGGGCCAGGGACATCCCGATGGGCTTCGGCGACATGGACGCTTCGCTGTACCTTCTGTTCCGGTCCATCCGTGAGCACTCGACCGTCGCGTTGTCGGGGGAGTCGGCCGACGAGGTCTTCGGCGGGTACCTGCAGTTCTTCGACGAAGAGGCGAGGCGCGCCAACACCTTCCCCTGGCTCGTGCGCTTCGCCCAGCACTTCGGGGACGACTCCGATGTGCTGAGGCCCGATCTCTCGGCCGCCCTCGATCTCCCGTCATACATCCAGGACAGCTACGACACCGCGGTCGCCGGAATCCGACGCCTCGACGGCGAGAGCGACTTCGAGTTCAGGATGCGCAAGATCTGCCATCTGCACCTGACCCGCTTCGTGCGCGTCCTGCTCGACCGCAAGGACCGGGCGAGCATGGCGGTCGGTCTTGAAGTGCGCGTGCCGTTCTGCGACCACCGCCTTGTCGAGTATGTGTACAACACGCCCTGGTCCCTGAAGTCCTTCGACGGCAGGGAGAAGTCCCTGCTGCGCGAGGCGACGGCGGACGTGCTGCCGAAGTCCGTATACGACCGGGTCAAGAGCCCCTATCCCTCCACCCAGGACCCCAAGTACGCGATCGCCCTGCAGGGGCACGCCAAGGACCTGCTTGCGCGGCCTTCACATCCCGTCTTCGACCTCGTCGCCCGCGACCGGGTCGCGCGCGCGGCGCAGCACGACGCACCACAGATCACCCAGGTGTCCAGGCGCGGTCTGGAGCGCACTCTGGACCTGGCGCTGTGGCTCGATCTCTACAAGCCGGACATCTCGCTCTCCTGA
- a CDS encoding toll/interleukin-1 receptor domain-containing protein, with protein MTDVFINYRTGDGEKTAALIDQELSRRFGSDRIFRASKSIAPGQVYPDELLSRLRRSAVLLAVIGPDWTNFQSRLRDPEDWVRKEIMEAFACELPVVPVLDGRKTDRLNERDLPGELARLTEIQSVPFSTQDAETGLKRLGDVVADMVPCLRDLDRDTASSIAPDSVTNSIGDVSGTAVQSRDFTGDVGSTVVKGSTGPVHTGQGDIYQNSRHESGGRHFSGSGMTYFEGDHHGDIRHQFGEPDGREDDGR; from the coding sequence ATGACCGACGTATTCATCAACTACCGCACAGGGGACGGCGAGAAGACCGCCGCCTTGATCGACCAGGAGCTTTCGCGTCGCTTCGGCAGCGATCGGATCTTCCGCGCATCGAAGTCCATCGCGCCTGGCCAGGTCTATCCCGATGAACTACTGAGCCGTCTGCGTCGCAGCGCGGTTCTCCTTGCCGTCATCGGCCCGGACTGGACGAACTTCCAGTCCCGGCTGCGCGATCCCGAGGACTGGGTTCGCAAGGAGATCATGGAGGCGTTCGCCTGTGAGCTTCCCGTCGTCCCCGTGCTGGACGGCAGAAAGACCGACCGGCTGAACGAGCGCGACCTGCCTGGCGAACTGGCCCGGCTCACAGAGATCCAGTCCGTCCCGTTCAGCACACAAGACGCCGAGACGGGACTGAAACGTCTCGGTGACGTGGTGGCTGACATGGTTCCCTGCCTGCGCGACCTGGACCGGGACACCGCCTCGTCGATCGCACCGGACTCCGTGACCAATTCGATCGGCGATGTGAGCGGAACCGCAGTTCAGAGCCGTGACTTCACCGGAGACGTCGGCAGCACCGTCGTCAAAGGATCCACCGGGCCCGTCCACACGGGTCAGGGCGACATCTACCAGAACTCCCGCCATGAGTCGGGCGGCCGGCACTTCTCCGGCAGCGGGATGACGTACTTCGAGGGCGACCACCACGGCGACATCCGGCACCAGTTCGGTGAACCCGACGGGCGCGAGGACGACGGCCGGTGA
- a CDS encoding discoidin domain-containing protein yields MTLFRRRGLFAVVVTLLLALGVGSPSAVGADAPWWEPTARPAADSQINVTGEPFHGTDSQGRVRGFVDAHNHVMSNEGFGGRIICGKPFAETGIADALKDCPEHYPDGSLALFENVTGGSNGHHDPVGWPTFKSWPAHNSLSHQQNYYAWLERAWRGGQRILVNDLVTNGLLCSIYVKDRGCNEMDAIRLEARKTYEMQDYVDKIYGGAGKGFFRIVTDSTQARQVVAEGKLAVVLGVETSEPFGCKQILDVSQCSRADIDSGLDELYKLGVRSMFLCHKFDNALCGVRMDSGTIGTAVNIGQFLSTGTFWKTEKCSGPQHDNPAGNVAAPAEVTKLLPAGTKVPTYDSGAQCNTRGLTRLGEYAVRGLMKRNMMFEADHMSVKAAGRALDMLESANYPGVLSSHSWMDDGWLDRLYRLGGFKASYMSSADSFAKESAGTKALRQKYGVGLGYGTDMNGVGGWPGPVGPDAPNAVKYPFRSADGGSVIDRQQTGERTWDFNTDGAAQVGMVPDWIEQIRLSGGQDTVQDLLGGAESYLRTWKATELHKPAPNLAAGAAASAGETEWNPFTSYAAGKAVDGDTDTRWASGWSDDQWLKLDLGSSRTVGKVFLDWEQAYARAYRIEVSDDGTTWRTVWSTADGDGGLDNAVFSPVQARYVRIHGVTRATKYGYSINEAAVYSR; encoded by the coding sequence ATGACCCTCTTCCGTAGACGCGGACTATTTGCCGTAGTCGTCACCCTCCTGCTGGCTCTCGGCGTGGGCTCCCCGTCGGCCGTCGGCGCCGACGCCCCCTGGTGGGAGCCCACCGCGCGGCCCGCCGCCGATTCACAGATCAACGTCACCGGCGAACCCTTCCATGGCACGGACAGCCAGGGCCGGGTCCGTGGCTTCGTCGACGCGCACAATCACGTGATGTCCAACGAGGGCTTCGGCGGCCGCATCATCTGCGGCAAACCGTTCGCCGAAACGGGCATCGCCGACGCGCTCAAGGACTGCCCCGAGCACTATCCCGACGGCTCGCTCGCTCTCTTCGAGAACGTCACCGGCGGTTCGAACGGCCACCACGACCCGGTGGGCTGGCCGACGTTCAAGTCCTGGCCCGCTCACAACTCCCTGAGCCACCAGCAGAACTACTACGCGTGGCTGGAGCGTGCCTGGCGCGGCGGCCAGCGGATCCTGGTCAACGACCTGGTCACCAATGGGCTGTTGTGCTCGATCTACGTCAAGGACCGCGGCTGCAACGAGATGGATGCCATCCGTCTCGAAGCCCGTAAGACCTACGAGATGCAGGACTACGTCGACAAGATCTACGGCGGAGCGGGTAAGGGCTTCTTCCGTATCGTCACCGACTCCACCCAGGCCCGCCAGGTCGTCGCGGAGGGCAAGCTCGCCGTGGTGCTCGGCGTCGAGACCTCGGAGCCCTTCGGCTGCAAGCAGATCCTCGACGTCTCCCAGTGCAGCCGGGCCGACATCGACAGCGGTCTGGACGAGCTGTACAAGCTGGGTGTGCGCAGCATGTTCCTGTGCCACAAGTTCGACAATGCCCTGTGCGGGGTGCGGATGGACTCCGGCACCATCGGAACGGCCGTGAACATCGGCCAGTTCCTCTCCACCGGCACCTTCTGGAAGACGGAGAAGTGCAGCGGTCCGCAGCACGACAACCCCGCCGGTAACGTGGCCGCCCCGGCCGAGGTGACCAAACTGCTCCCCGCCGGCACCAAGGTGCCCACGTACGACAGCGGGGCGCAGTGCAACACCCGGGGGCTGACCCGCCTCGGCGAGTACGCGGTCAGGGGGCTGATGAAGCGCAACATGATGTTCGAGGCCGACCACATGAGCGTCAAGGCGGCCGGCCGCGCCCTGGATATGCTGGAGTCGGCGAACTACCCCGGCGTGCTCTCCAGCCACAGCTGGATGGACGACGGCTGGCTGGACCGCCTCTACCGCCTCGGCGGCTTCAAGGCCTCGTACATGTCCAGCGCCGACAGCTTTGCCAAGGAGTCCGCCGGGACCAAGGCGCTGCGCCAGAAGTATGGTGTCGGGCTCGGATACGGCACGGACATGAACGGTGTCGGCGGCTGGCCGGGACCGGTCGGACCCGACGCACCCAACGCGGTCAAGTACCCCTTCCGCAGCGCCGACGGCGGCTCGGTCATCGACCGTCAGCAAACCGGTGAACGCACCTGGGACTTCAACACCGACGGTGCGGCCCAGGTCGGCATGGTGCCCGACTGGATCGAGCAGATCCGGCTCAGCGGCGGCCAGGACACCGTGCAGGACCTGCTCGGTGGCGCGGAGTCCTACCTCCGCACCTGGAAGGCGACCGAACTCCACAAGCCCGCACCCAACCTCGCCGCCGGTGCCGCGGCGAGCGCCGGCGAGACTGAGTGGAACCCGTTCACCAGCTACGCCGCCGGGAAGGCCGTGGACGGCGACACCGACACGCGATGGGCGAGCGGCTGGTCGGACGACCAGTGGCTAAAGCTCGATCTGGGCAGCTCCCGTACGGTCGGCAAGGTCTTCCTGGACTGGGAACAGGCCTATGCACGCGCCTACCGGATCGAGGTCTCGGACGACGGGACCACGTGGCGGACGGTGTGGTCCACGGCCGACGGGGACGGAGGCCTGGACAACGCGGTGTTCAGCCCGGTGCAGGCGCGGTACGTCCGTATCCACGGCGTGACGCGGGCCACCAAGTACGGCTACTCGATCAACGAGGCAGCGGTGTACAGCCGCTGA
- a CDS encoding TetR/AcrR family transcriptional regulator has product MGRMPSAQRRRQLVEAAIRVMARDGVAKTTTRSVVAEAGVSLSVFHYCFDSKQELLEAVMDTISEHSESDVLTTLIRRPSLRETVRAGLQAYWDHVLANPGEHMLTYELTQYALREPGYEHLARRQYERYLAAHTKVIRQLPAVLGVELTVPEPAAARYLAALTDGLTLNFLVLGDEEKAGDVLDIVADQILTLVRDRLSGCTPLPR; this is encoded by the coding sequence ATGGGGCGGATGCCGTCGGCGCAGCGGCGCAGGCAACTGGTCGAGGCTGCGATCCGGGTGATGGCCCGCGACGGCGTCGCGAAGACCACGACGCGGTCCGTCGTGGCGGAGGCGGGTGTCTCACTGAGCGTTTTCCACTACTGCTTCGACTCCAAGCAGGAGCTGCTCGAAGCGGTGATGGACACCATCTCCGAGCACTCCGAGTCGGATGTGCTCACCACGCTCATCCGCAGGCCCAGCCTGCGCGAGACGGTCCGCGCCGGACTCCAGGCGTACTGGGACCATGTGCTGGCCAATCCCGGCGAGCACATGCTGACGTACGAACTCACCCAGTACGCCCTGCGGGAGCCCGGCTACGAGCATCTCGCCCGGCGGCAGTACGAGCGCTATCTCGCGGCACACACCAAGGTGATCCGTCAGCTCCCCGCCGTCCTCGGCGTGGAGCTGACGGTGCCCGAGCCCGCGGCCGCCAGGTATCTGGCCGCGCTGACCGACGGGCTCACCCTCAACTTCCTCGTGCTGGGCGACGAGGAGAAGGCGGGCGACGTGCTGGACATCGTCGCGGACCAGATCCTGACGTTGGTGCGGGACCGGCTCAGCGGCTGTACACCGCTGCCTCGTTGA
- a CDS encoding IS5 family transposase, translating into MSERKLYPSDLSDEQWSLIEPVITAWKDRHRSVSGHQGAYAMREIVNAILYQSRTGCQWAYLPHDLPPKSATYYYFAGWRDDGTDRVVHELLRCQVRERARRLEDPTLVVLDTQSVHVSAGVPASTTGRDAAKRVPGRKRGLAVDVLGLVIAVNVLAASAHDNAAGIALLNHVAQNAGGTVRKALVDQGFKNQVVAHGTRLGIDVEIIERNPQDKGFVPQPKRWVVEQTYGILILHRRLVRDYEHRPSSSVSRVYWAMTHVMARRLTDANTPTWRDPQTAAA; encoded by the coding sequence GTGAGTGAACGCAAGCTGTACCCGAGCGACTTATCGGACGAGCAGTGGTCGTTGATCGAGCCGGTGATCACCGCGTGGAAGGACCGGCATCGCTCGGTCAGCGGCCACCAGGGCGCCTATGCCATGCGGGAGATCGTGAACGCGATCCTCTACCAGAGTCGGACCGGCTGCCAGTGGGCCTACCTCCCGCACGACCTGCCGCCCAAGAGCGCGACGTACTACTACTTCGCCGGGTGGCGGGACGACGGGACCGACCGGGTCGTCCATGAACTCCTGCGCTGCCAGGTCCGTGAACGGGCCCGCCGATTAGAGGACCCGACCCTGGTGGTGCTGGACACCCAGAGTGTCCACGTCTCTGCCGGGGTCCCCGCCTCCACGACCGGCCGGGACGCAGCGAAACGCGTGCCGGGCCGCAAGCGGGGCCTGGCCGTGGACGTGCTCGGTCTGGTCATTGCCGTCAACGTCCTCGCCGCGAGCGCGCACGACAACGCGGCGGGCATCGCCCTGCTCAACCATGTCGCCCAGAACGCCGGCGGAACCGTCCGCAAGGCACTGGTCGACCAGGGCTTCAAGAACCAGGTCGTCGCCCACGGCACCCGCCTCGGCATCGACGTCGAGATCATCGAACGCAACCCGCAGGACAAGGGGTTCGTCCCGCAACCGAAGCGGTGGGTCGTCGAACAGACCTACGGGATCTTGATACTGCACCGGCGCCTGGTCCGCGACTACGAGCACCGCCCGTCCTCGTCCGTCTCCCGCGTCTACTGGGCCATGACCCATGTCATGGCCCGCCGTCTCACCGACGCGAACACCCCCACGTGGCGCGACCCGCAGACGGCGGCCGCGTGA
- a CDS encoding DEAD/DEAH box helicase, which produces MNAKPPAPKGELTTPQMAAPGLPPVESFDALGLPPELTATMTGLGVTEPFPIQAATLPNALAGRDVLGRARTGSGKTLAFGLALLTRTAGMQAESKRPLALALVPTRELAQQVSDALTPYAQALNVRLATVVGGLAINRQAALLRTGAEVVVATPGRLADLVSRRFCDLQQVRITVLDEADQMCDLGFLPQVSEILDQVRPDGQRLLFSATLDRNVDQLVRNYLHEPVVASLDRVAGSVATMEHHVLNVHPADKYATATEIAARDSRVLMFLDTKAGVDQFTRHLRASGVRAGALHSGKSQPQRAHTLAQFKNGEITVLVATNVAARGIHVEALDLVVNVDPPADAKDYLHRGGRTARAGESGNVVTLVTPNQRRDVNRIMTDARIRPTVTQVRSGEEKLTAITGAKRPPIEGKGSGNAPFRGMGTRPGRPKESRRTADARKTAEARAAARVRKGR; this is translated from the coding sequence ATGAACGCGAAGCCGCCGGCCCCGAAGGGCGAACTCACAACCCCGCAGATGGCTGCCCCTGGCCTGCCGCCGGTTGAGTCCTTCGACGCACTCGGACTGCCGCCGGAACTTACGGCGACGATGACCGGACTCGGCGTGACAGAGCCCTTCCCGATCCAGGCGGCGACCCTGCCCAACGCGCTGGCCGGCCGTGATGTCCTCGGCCGTGCGCGAACCGGCTCCGGCAAGACGCTTGCCTTCGGACTCGCGCTGCTGACTCGGACGGCAGGTATGCAAGCGGAGTCGAAGCGGCCGCTCGCACTGGCCCTGGTCCCGACCCGGGAGCTCGCGCAGCAGGTGAGCGACGCGCTGACCCCGTACGCGCAGGCGCTGAACGTACGGCTGGCGACGGTGGTCGGCGGGCTGGCCATCAACCGGCAGGCGGCGCTGCTGCGGACCGGCGCCGAAGTGGTCGTTGCGACGCCGGGGCGGCTCGCCGACCTGGTATCGCGTCGGTTCTGCGATCTGCAGCAGGTGCGGATCACAGTGCTGGACGAGGCGGACCAGATGTGCGATCTGGGGTTCCTGCCACAGGTCTCGGAAATCCTGGACCAGGTCCGCCCCGACGGACAGCGGCTGCTGTTCTCGGCCACGCTCGACCGCAATGTCGACCAGTTGGTGCGCAACTACCTGCATGAGCCGGTAGTCGCCTCGCTCGACCGTGTGGCGGGCTCGGTCGCCACGATGGAACACCATGTACTGAACGTCCACCCCGCCGACAAGTACGCGACCGCGACCGAAATCGCCGCGCGGGACAGCCGGGTCCTGATGTTCCTGGACACCAAGGCCGGCGTGGACCAGTTCACCCGGCACCTGCGGGCCAGCGGCGTACGGGCCGGCGCTCTGCACAGCGGGAAGTCGCAGCCGCAGCGCGCGCACACACTCGCGCAGTTCAAGAACGGCGAGATCACCGTGCTGGTAGCCACCAATGTCGCAGCGCGCGGCATTCACGTCGAGGCGCTCGACCTCGTCGTCAACGTCGATCCGCCGGCCGACGCGAAGGACTACCTGCACCGTGGTGGGCGTACGGCTCGTGCCGGGGAATCCGGGAACGTGGTCACGCTGGTCACCCCGAACCAGCGGCGAGACGTGAACCGGATCATGACCGACGCCCGGATCCGGCCGACTGTCACCCAGGTGCGCTCCGGCGAGGAGAAGCTGACCGCCATCACCGGGGCGAAGCGCCCGCCGATCGAAGGGAAGGGCAGCGGCAACGCCCCCTTCCGTGGCATGGGCACTCGTCCGGGCCGCCCCAAGGAGTCCCGCAGAACGGCCGACGCCCGTAAGACGGCGGAAGCACGCGCGGCGGCCCGGGTACGCAAGGGCCGCTGA
- a CDS encoding helix-turn-helix domain-containing protein: MPQPSTGFGEELRKRRLDNGLSLTALSAAVHYSKAQLSKVERGIKAPSRDLVRLCDAVLRADGALVALATGPATETPPVQTADGINEEEWTMQLSPDGPSWFQPVGRRQAVGAGAASLMRLPMGGPGPLAPSAGEGMLEASRSLFTHYRRLGQSVEPGFLLPGLIAQTHTLRELSAHADDGTRRDLMALGSRYAEYVGWLMQETGDERAALWWTQRAVDLAAAGGDRTLGGYALVRRALITLYQDDAAQTVALAQRAQSGTLPPRIRGLAAQREAQGHALAGDSDACRRALDRARTFLARQDGADTPVIGSMHLPDSVGMVTGWCLVDLGRPREAAEELDRQLALVSRDAVRTQVRYGVRRALAYASDGEIDHACEVTAPLLDGVAAVRSATVTIDLRRLARFLARHPNHSAVRRLAPRLGTLTRPPTS, translated from the coding sequence GTGCCACAGCCGTCCACCGGATTCGGCGAGGAGCTGAGGAAGCGTCGTCTGGACAACGGACTCAGCCTCACCGCACTGTCTGCCGCCGTGCACTACAGCAAGGCGCAGCTGAGCAAGGTCGAACGAGGCATCAAGGCACCCAGCCGCGATCTCGTCCGACTGTGCGACGCCGTCCTCCGGGCCGACGGAGCACTTGTCGCCCTGGCCACCGGACCCGCTACCGAAACGCCGCCTGTACAGACGGCCGACGGAATCAATGAGGAGGAATGGACCATGCAGTTGTCACCGGACGGCCCGAGCTGGTTCCAGCCCGTGGGACGGCGACAGGCCGTGGGGGCCGGTGCCGCCTCGTTGATGAGATTACCCATGGGCGGCCCCGGCCCGCTCGCCCCGTCCGCGGGGGAAGGCATGCTGGAGGCATCCCGTTCCCTGTTCACGCATTACCGGCGTCTGGGGCAGAGCGTCGAGCCCGGGTTCCTGCTTCCCGGTCTGATCGCCCAGACCCACACGCTGCGGGAACTGTCCGCGCACGCCGACGACGGCACCCGCAGGGATCTGATGGCGCTCGGCTCCCGGTATGCCGAATACGTGGGCTGGCTGATGCAGGAGACAGGGGACGAGCGTGCGGCTCTGTGGTGGACGCAGCGCGCGGTGGATCTGGCAGCGGCCGGCGGCGACCGCACACTGGGCGGCTACGCGCTGGTCCGCAGGGCCCTGATCACGCTGTATCAGGACGACGCGGCGCAGACGGTCGCCCTGGCGCAGCGGGCCCAGAGCGGCACGCTGCCACCACGGATCCGCGGACTGGCGGCACAACGTGAGGCTCAAGGGCACGCGCTGGCAGGCGACAGTGATGCCTGCCGGCGTGCTCTGGACCGCGCCCGGACGTTCCTTGCCCGCCAGGACGGCGCTGACACGCCGGTGATCGGCAGCATGCATCTGCCCGACTCGGTCGGCATGGTGACCGGCTGGTGCCTGGTCGACCTCGGCCGCCCGCGGGAGGCCGCCGAGGAGCTGGACCGACAGCTCGCCCTAGTCTCCAGGGACGCAGTCCGCACCCAGGTGCGCTACGGCGTACGCAGGGCGTTGGCCTATGCATCGGACGGCGAGATCGACCACGCCTGCGAGGTGACGGCGCCGCTCCTCGACGGGGTGGCCGCGGTCCGGTCCGCGACCGTCACGATCGACCTCCGGCGCCTCGCCCGCTTCCTGGCCCGGCATCCGAATCACTCTGCCGTACGCCGGCTTGCTCCACGGCTCGGCACCTTGACGCGCCCTCCCACTTCCTGA
- a CDS encoding FKBP-type peptidyl-prolyl cis-trans isomerase gives MSELTKPKVEVLEGEPPTELTIRDLVVGDGPEARPGRVVQVHYVGVTFASGREFDSSWERDQPFKFAVGGGRVIKGWDRGVRGMKVGGRREIIVPPRLGYGRQSPSPLIPAGSTLIFVVDLLTVVGGPAGASPALTGSA, from the coding sequence ATGAGCGAACTGACGAAGCCCAAAGTTGAGGTTCTGGAGGGTGAGCCGCCCACCGAGCTGACGATCCGGGACCTCGTGGTTGGGGACGGACCCGAGGCGCGGCCGGGCAGGGTCGTCCAGGTTCACTATGTAGGGGTCACGTTCGCGTCCGGAAGGGAGTTCGACTCCTCCTGGGAACGGGACCAGCCCTTCAAGTTCGCCGTGGGCGGTGGCAGGGTCATCAAGGGCTGGGACCGGGGAGTGAGGGGAATGAAGGTCGGCGGCCGGCGCGAGATCATCGTTCCCCCGCGTCTCGGTTACGGCAGGCAGTCACCCTCTCCATTGATCCCGGCGGGCTCGACGCTGATCTTCGTCGTGGACCTGCTCACGGTCGTGGGCGGGCCCGCCGGAGCGAGCCCGGCTTTGACCGGCTCGGCCTGA